Proteins encoded in a region of the Roseateles sp. SL47 genome:
- a CDS encoding 1-acyl-sn-glycerol-3-phosphate acyltransferase, giving the protein MTPERYQDSAAQAVRPRAPAATSAPCPSIVGAPLPRRWAGPMIPLPPGSRLARWVLGLFGWKVQGRALPARQGVVMVYPHTSNWDFPIGLLSKWSMGFQLKFWAKDSLFKLPLFGHWMRAVGGVPVNRRAANGLVGETVAQMQRARARGEQFWLIVAPEGTRAYTDSWKSGAYWVAVQAQVPVALTAFDYPSRTVVFTEFVELSGDPDLDFALFAEILKGRQGKHPDQAGPIRLRG; this is encoded by the coding sequence TTGACTCCCGAGCGTTATCAGGACAGCGCCGCGCAGGCGGTCCGGCCCCGAGCCCCCGCCGCGACATCGGCCCCTTGTCCCTCCATCGTCGGCGCCCCGCTGCCGCGCCGCTGGGCCGGGCCGATGATCCCGCTCCCGCCCGGCAGCCGTCTGGCGCGGTGGGTGTTGGGCCTGTTTGGCTGGAAGGTCCAGGGGCGGGCGCTCCCTGCGCGGCAGGGCGTCGTGATGGTCTATCCGCACACGTCCAATTGGGACTTCCCGATCGGGCTGCTGTCCAAATGGAGCATGGGCTTTCAGCTGAAGTTCTGGGCCAAGGACAGCCTGTTCAAGCTGCCGCTGTTCGGCCACTGGATGCGGGCGGTTGGCGGGGTTCCCGTGAACCGCCGAGCCGCCAACGGGCTGGTGGGCGAGACCGTGGCGCAGATGCAGCGGGCACGAGCGCGTGGTGAGCAGTTCTGGCTGATCGTGGCGCCGGAAGGCACCCGTGCCTACACCGACAGCTGGAAGTCGGGCGCCTATTGGGTGGCAGTTCAGGCGCAGGTGCCGGTCGCCCTGACTGCTTTTGACTACCCCAGCCGCACGGTGGTGTTCACCGAGTTTGTGGAACTCAGCGGCGACCCGGACCTGGATTTCGCGCTGTTTGCGGAGATCCTCAAGGGCCGGCAGGGCAAGCATCCGGACCAGGCGGGTCCGATCCGGCTGCGGGGCTGA
- the hemF gene encoding oxygen-dependent coproporphyrinogen oxidase — protein MNTQLVRDYLLGLQQRIVASMEALDGHSFIEDVWQREPGGRLEGDGRVRLIENGGLFERGGVNFSHVRGRVLPPSATAHRPELAGAPFEAMGVSLVLHPHNPFVPTVHMNVRMFAALPLEAPPVVWFGGGMDLTPYYGFERDAQHFHRTCRAALEPHGEGLYPRFKTWCDEYFYLKHRNEPRGIGGIFFDDYAEGGFDEAFGLMQSVGDAFVPAYQPIVERRHGVAYGERERDFQAYRRGRYVEFNLVFDRGTLFGLQSGGRTESILMSMPPMAQWRYDWHPEPGTPEERLYTDFLRPRDWADEEATHLWF, from the coding sequence ATGAACACTCAGTTGGTGCGCGACTATCTGCTGGGTCTGCAGCAGCGCATCGTGGCCTCAATGGAGGCACTGGACGGGCATTCCTTCATCGAGGACGTCTGGCAGCGGGAGCCCGGTGGGCGACTGGAAGGTGACGGCCGCGTCCGTTTGATCGAGAATGGCGGGTTGTTCGAGCGTGGCGGGGTGAACTTCTCGCACGTGCGGGGCCGGGTGTTGCCCCCTTCGGCGACGGCGCATCGGCCAGAACTGGCGGGCGCGCCGTTTGAGGCCATGGGGGTGTCGCTGGTGCTGCATCCGCACAATCCGTTTGTGCCGACCGTCCACATGAATGTGCGGATGTTTGCGGCATTGCCGCTGGAAGCGCCGCCGGTGGTGTGGTTTGGCGGCGGCATGGATCTCACCCCCTATTACGGTTTCGAGCGAGATGCCCAGCATTTCCATCGCACTTGCCGGGCGGCCCTGGAGCCGCATGGCGAGGGGCTGTACCCACGCTTCAAGACGTGGTGCGACGAGTATTTCTATCTCAAGCACCGCAACGAGCCGCGTGGCATTGGAGGCATCTTCTTCGACGACTACGCCGAAGGCGGCTTTGACGAGGCGTTTGGGCTGATGCAGTCGGTGGGGGATGCGTTTGTGCCGGCCTATCAACCCATCGTTGAACGCCGTCACGGGGTGGCCTACGGTGAGCGGGAACGGGATTTCCAGGCCTACCGCCGTGGCCGTTATGTGGAGTTCAACCTGGTGTTTGACCGTGGCACCTTGTTCGGGCTGCAGTCGGGAGGCAGGACGGAATCCATCCTGATGTCGATGCCGCCGATGGCGCAGTGGCGGTACGACTGGCATCCCGAGCCCGGCACGCCGGAAGAACGGCTCTACACCGACTTCCTGCGTCCGCGCGATTGGGCGGATGAGGAAGCGACACATCTGTGGTTCTGA
- the nadD gene encoding nicotinate (nicotinamide) nucleotide adenylyltransferase: MVLTGNGLPGAGQSGQPGQAGRQVGWFGGSFDPAHGAHRALAQAALDQLGLDEVRWVVAGQPWQKAGRPLAAAEHRAAMVRLMIEDEARFVLDDSELRRAGPSYTLESVKAWQAQHPGDALWLILGQDQLAGLPTWRGWEDLIGRVGLAVAARASDEVRAPAALLERPHRLVRLQMPMLEWSSTEVRRRAASGGDVRPVVGEKVAGYIGLHRLYSEH; this comes from the coding sequence GTGGTTCTGACAGGCAACGGTCTGCCGGGGGCCGGTCAGTCTGGGCAGCCTGGCCAGGCCGGTCGGCAGGTCGGCTGGTTCGGCGGGTCGTTTGACCCGGCGCATGGGGCGCATCGTGCGTTGGCCCAGGCCGCGCTGGATCAACTGGGCCTGGACGAAGTGCGGTGGGTGGTGGCCGGACAGCCGTGGCAGAAGGCCGGGCGGCCACTGGCAGCCGCCGAGCATCGGGCGGCGATGGTCCGGTTGATGATCGAGGATGAAGCCCGCTTTGTGCTGGACGACAGCGAACTGCGGCGCGCCGGCCCCAGCTACACCCTGGAGTCGGTGAAGGCCTGGCAGGCACAACACCCCGGGGATGCGCTGTGGCTGATCCTGGGTCAGGATCAATTGGCGGGTCTGCCCACCTGGCGAGGGTGGGAAGACCTGATAGGACGTGTGGGGCTGGCGGTGGCCGCCCGCGCGTCCGACGAGGTAAGGGCGCCGGCGGCGCTGCTGGAACGGCCGCATCGGCTGGTCCGGCTGCAGATGCCGATGCTTGAATGGTCATCCACCGAGGTGCGCCGACGGGCGGCCTCGGGCGGGGACGTGAGGCCCGTGGTGGGCGAAAAGGTTGCGGGTTATATTGGCCTGCACCGTCTCTACAGTGAGCACTGA
- the rsfS gene encoding ribosome silencing factor has product MDIKKLQRAIVDGLEDVKAQDILVFDTERLSPLFERVIIASGTSNRQTKALASSVRETVKKRGMQVMRTEGEDNGEWIIVDCGAAVVHVMQPAIRQYYHLEEIWGGKPVKLKLGEGGTRLVKASEPMDEEDEDGVAVKKPARKANKGDKGDKGDKGATAAAAPAKKAPSRTAGTKSAATGKAPAKTAAKTATKTTSKSAGKTTVKTGTKAAGTTAAKPAARKTTGRSAPKEVIAQTIKVGTKKPAAKKAAAVKPAAKSAAKPAAKPAAKPAAKKPAARKTTVTSGTKSKPKA; this is encoded by the coding sequence ATGGACATCAAGAAACTGCAACGTGCCATCGTCGATGGTCTGGAAGATGTGAAGGCCCAGGACATCCTGGTGTTCGACACCGAACGGCTGTCGCCCTTGTTTGAGCGCGTGATCATCGCGTCCGGCACGAGCAACCGTCAGACCAAGGCCCTGGCGTCCAGCGTGCGGGAGACGGTGAAGAAGCGCGGCATGCAGGTCATGCGGACCGAAGGCGAAGACAACGGCGAATGGATCATCGTGGACTGCGGCGCTGCCGTGGTGCATGTGATGCAGCCGGCCATCCGCCAGTACTACCACCTGGAAGAGATCTGGGGCGGCAAGCCGGTGAAGCTGAAGCTCGGCGAGGGCGGCACGCGTCTGGTGAAGGCGTCCGAGCCGATGGACGAGGAAGATGAGGACGGCGTGGCCGTCAAGAAACCGGCTCGCAAGGCCAACAAGGGCGACAAGGGCGACAAGGGCGACAAGGGCGCCACTGCGGCGGCTGCACCCGCCAAGAAGGCGCCGAGCCGGACCGCAGGCACCAAGTCTGCGGCAACCGGGAAGGCCCCGGCGAAGACAGCCGCCAAGACTGCCACGAAGACCACTTCCAAGTCGGCTGGCAAGACCACCGTCAAGACTGGCACCAAGGCAGCCGGTACCACCGCAGCCAAGCCCGCAGCCCGCAAGACCACCGGTCGCTCGGCCCCCAAGGAAGTGATCGCGCAGACCATCAAGGTGGGCACGAAGAAGCCTGCTGCGAAGAAGGCCGCTGCCGTCAAACCTGCGGCCAAGTCCGCCGCCAAGCCGGCAGCCAAGCCCGCAGCGAAGCCGGCAGCCAAGAAGCCAGCGGCCCGCAAGACCACGGTCACCTCCGGCACCAAGTCCAAGCCCAAGGCTTGA
- the rlmH gene encoding 23S rRNA (pseudouridine(1915)-N(3))-methyltransferase RlmH has protein sequence MRLVLCAVGLKMPAWADEAYEDFAKRFPPEMRLELKAVKAEPRTTGKSTEQLMAAEAQRLEAACPKGARRVILDERGDRVTSRQLAQRMEVWRGDGRDVAIFIGGPDGLDPSLKATADDMLRLSDLTLPHAFVRVLLAEGLYRAWSVMEGHPYHRE, from the coding sequence GTGCGGCTGGTCCTGTGTGCGGTCGGCCTGAAGATGCCGGCCTGGGCGGACGAAGCGTATGAAGATTTCGCCAAGCGCTTCCCGCCCGAAATGCGTCTGGAGCTGAAGGCCGTGAAGGCCGAGCCCCGGACCACCGGCAAAAGCACCGAGCAGTTGATGGCGGCCGAGGCCCAACGGCTGGAGGCCGCATGCCCCAAAGGGGCGCGCCGGGTGATCCTGGACGAGCGGGGTGACCGTGTCACCTCTCGTCAATTGGCTCAGCGCATGGAGGTCTGGCGCGGCGATGGCCGTGACGTGGCCATTTTCATCGGTGGTCCGGACGGGCTGGACCCCAGCCTCAAGGCCACCGCCGACGACATGCTGCGCCTGTCGGATCTGACCTTGCCGCACGCGTTTGTCCGGGTGCTGCTGGCCGAAGGCCTGTATCGGGCCTGGTCGGTCATGGAAGGCCACCCCTACCACCGCGAATGA
- a CDS encoding Maf family protein, translating into MPLLYLASQSPRRRQLLDQIGVAHELLLPDADEDAEALEVVLAGETPDDYVQRVTAAKLDAALQRRERRQWPPAPVLCADTTVTLDGDILGKPDNAAHALAMLRRLSGREHRVLTAVALGLPDGRSLAALSVSTVRFDPVPDDRLQAYVNAGEPMGKAGSYAIQSHAAAWISHIAGSYSGIMGLPLFETAGLLRAAGWVL; encoded by the coding sequence ATGCCACTTCTCTACCTCGCCTCCCAAAGTCCGCGCCGCCGCCAACTGCTCGATCAGATCGGCGTGGCGCATGAATTGCTGCTGCCTGATGCGGATGAAGATGCGGAGGCTTTGGAAGTTGTGCTGGCGGGCGAGACTCCGGACGACTACGTGCAGCGGGTGACGGCCGCCAAGCTCGATGCTGCGCTGCAGCGTCGGGAGCGGCGCCAGTGGCCGCCCGCTCCCGTACTCTGCGCCGACACGACGGTCACGCTGGACGGCGACATCCTGGGCAAACCAGACAATGCTGCCCATGCGTTGGCAATGCTGCGTCGGCTCAGTGGCCGGGAGCACCGGGTGTTGACGGCGGTGGCGCTGGGGCTGCCGGATGGGCGGTCGTTGGCAGCTTTGAGCGTGTCGACCGTCCGTTTTGATCCGGTGCCGGACGACCGCTTGCAGGCCTACGTCAACGCCGGCGAGCCGATGGGCAAAGCCGGCAGCTATGCGATACAAAGTCATGCGGCAGCATGGATCAGCCACATCGCCGGCAGTTATTCGGGCATCATGGGCCTGCCGCTGTTTGAAACGGCGGGTCTTTTGAGGGCTGCCGGCTGGGTGCTGTAG
- the rng gene encoding ribonuclease G — protein MEDILINWTPQETRVAVVENGAVQELHIERTLERGLVGNVYLGKVARVLPGMQSAFIDIGLERAAFLHVADLHLNGVTPRGHHGDGSQPVPIERLVYEGQALTVQVIKDPIGTKGARLSTQISIAGRLLVHLPQDNHIGISQKIGSPEARDALRSRMQTLASVGVQDGNTGGFILRTNAEEASDDELAADIAYLRKTWGSIREKSLRQPPGTLLFQDLSLVERVLRDLASERTNSIRIDSKLQYDVLRGFGETYMPAATAKLDLYRGERPIFDLHNIDAEVARALARRVDLKSGGYLIIDQTEAMTTIDVNTGGFVGARNFDDTIFKTNLEAAGAIARQLRLRNLGGIIIVDFIDMTKEEHKTSVLHEFRKQLSRDRTKVTVGGFTQLGLVELTRKRTRESLSRMLCEPCPTCEARGQVKTARSICYEIMREILRESRQFNPKEFRVVAAANVVEMLLDEESQHLAGLSDFIGKPISLTAEPTNQTEHYDIVLM, from the coding sequence ATGGAAGATATCCTGATCAACTGGACCCCGCAGGAGACGCGGGTAGCGGTGGTCGAAAATGGGGCGGTGCAGGAACTGCATATCGAGCGCACGCTCGAGCGGGGCCTGGTGGGCAACGTGTACCTGGGCAAAGTGGCCCGGGTGCTGCCCGGCATGCAGTCGGCGTTTATCGACATCGGTCTGGAGCGGGCGGCCTTTCTGCACGTGGCTGATTTGCATCTCAACGGCGTGACGCCGCGCGGCCATCACGGGGATGGTTCCCAGCCGGTGCCGATCGAGCGGCTGGTCTATGAAGGGCAGGCGCTGACGGTGCAGGTCATCAAGGACCCGATCGGCACGAAGGGCGCCAGACTCTCCACCCAGATTTCGATTGCAGGCCGCTTGCTGGTTCATCTGCCGCAGGACAACCACATCGGCATCTCCCAGAAGATCGGCTCGCCGGAGGCGCGTGATGCTCTGCGCAGCCGCATGCAGACGCTGGCGTCGGTGGGCGTGCAGGACGGCAACACGGGGGGCTTCATCCTGCGCACCAATGCGGAAGAGGCCAGCGACGACGAGCTGGCCGCCGACATTGCCTATCTGCGCAAGACCTGGGGCTCGATCCGAGAGAAGAGCCTGCGGCAGCCGCCTGGAACGCTGTTGTTCCAGGATCTGAGCCTGGTGGAGCGGGTGCTGAGGGACCTGGCCAGCGAGCGCACCAACTCCATCCGCATCGACTCCAAGCTGCAATACGACGTGCTGCGGGGCTTCGGCGAGACCTACATGCCGGCGGCCACGGCCAAACTCGACCTCTATCGAGGTGAGCGGCCGATCTTTGATCTGCACAACATCGATGCCGAAGTGGCCCGGGCCCTGGCACGCCGGGTGGACCTGAAGTCGGGCGGTTATCTGATCATTGATCAGACCGAAGCCATGACCACCATCGATGTGAACACCGGCGGCTTTGTGGGTGCTCGCAACTTCGACGACACCATCTTCAAGACCAATCTGGAGGCGGCGGGTGCCATTGCCCGCCAACTGCGCCTGCGCAATCTGGGTGGAATCATCATCGTCGATTTCATCGACATGACGAAAGAAGAGCACAAGACCTCGGTGCTGCATGAATTCCGCAAACAGCTAAGCCGCGACCGTACCAAGGTCACGGTGGGCGGTTTCACGCAACTCGGTCTGGTGGAACTGACGCGCAAGCGCACGCGGGAGTCGTTGTCTCGCATGCTGTGCGAGCCGTGCCCCACCTGCGAGGCACGCGGTCAGGTCAAAACGGCGCGCAGCATCTGCTACGAGATCATGCGGGAGATCCTGCGTGAGTCGCGGCAGTTCAACCCCAAAGAGTTCCGCGTGGTGGCCGCCGCCAACGTGGTGGAGATGCTGCTGGACGAAGAAAGCCAGCATCTGGCTGGCCTGTCGGACTTTATCGGCAAGCCCATTTCACTGACCGCTGAGCCGACCAACCAGACGGAGCATTACGACATCGTGCTGATGTGA